One region of Pseudomonas alvandae genomic DNA includes:
- a CDS encoding helix-turn-helix transcriptional regulator, protein MSHRNRPQPPSPTESTRRIEAGPWLIELLPGSAYAARYVATQAAIGFAFDSQRGQHAIGSDRVLPFNAMPNGLAFVPAQCDVYSESPHGGEYLRVMRTDGVVLAGDRAFNNRIDPRAIALAQRMRRALLLGSFDDDWEAWAHALAERAASEKALSARPQGSITDSRMRLLDEFIDAGLDQPLGVRAMAQLLGLSEGYFMRAFKIATGKSPHGYLIDRRLAKARALIRDSSATLAEIAHACGFSSQAHMATTFKQRLGVSPTRLR, encoded by the coding sequence ATGAGCCATCGAAACCGCCCCCAGCCACCAAGCCCGACTGAATCGACCCGTCGCATCGAGGCCGGCCCGTGGTTGATCGAATTGCTCCCCGGCAGCGCCTACGCGGCCCGATACGTCGCGACCCAGGCGGCGATCGGCTTTGCCTTCGACAGCCAGCGCGGCCAGCACGCCATCGGCAGTGATCGGGTACTGCCTTTCAATGCGATGCCCAACGGCCTGGCGTTCGTCCCGGCCCAGTGTGATGTGTATTCCGAGTCGCCCCACGGCGGTGAATACCTGCGGGTGATGCGCACCGACGGCGTCGTGTTGGCGGGCGATCGAGCCTTCAACAACCGCATCGACCCGCGCGCCATCGCCCTCGCGCAACGCATGCGTCGTGCGCTGCTGCTCGGCTCGTTCGACGACGATTGGGAAGCCTGGGCCCACGCGCTGGCTGAACGCGCAGCATCGGAAAAAGCCCTGTCGGCACGGCCCCAAGGCTCTATCACCGACAGCCGCATGCGTCTGCTGGATGAGTTCATCGATGCTGGCCTCGACCAACCGTTGGGCGTGCGAGCCATGGCGCAACTGCTGGGATTATCCGAGGGGTATTTCATGCGGGCCTTCAAGATCGCGACCGGTAAAAGCCCCCACGGCTACCTGATCGACCGACGCCTGGCCAAGGCCCGGGCGCTGATACGAGACTCCTCGGCGACCCTCGCAGAAATCGCCCACGCCTGCGGCTTCAGCTCACAGGCACACATGGCAACGACGTTCAAGCAGCGTCTTGGGGTGAGCCCGACACGATTGCGTTAA
- a CDS encoding zinc-binding alcohol dehydrogenase family protein, producing the protein MLTVICNEPGSLTALEREKPFRKPGEILIRIKRVGVCGTDLHIFTGNQPYLEYPRVMGHEFSGIVDATDDASELAVGDVVYVMPYLSCGSCIACRQGKTNCCTRIQVLGVHCDGAFTQYLSVPQQFVHKADGISLDQAAMIEFLSIGAHAVRRSNVQTGQNALVVGTGPIGMAAAIFASLRGAKVTVLDTREDRLSFCKEHLDIHAAVQIGEGDKQTLAELTGDDFFDVVFDATGNARAMERGFEFIAHGGTYVMISVVRDSITFSDPEFHKREATLMGSRNATREDFLHVEQCLRDGLIPDAALNTHRLTLADVPDSFATLLDPMQGVVKAIIEC; encoded by the coding sequence ATGCTGACTGTCATCTGCAACGAACCCGGTTCATTAACCGCCCTCGAACGTGAAAAACCGTTCAGGAAACCGGGCGAGATTCTCATCCGAATCAAGCGCGTCGGCGTCTGCGGCACCGATTTGCACATCTTCACCGGCAATCAACCGTACCTTGAATACCCACGCGTGATGGGCCACGAATTCTCTGGAATCGTGGACGCCACTGACGATGCCAGCGAGTTGGCGGTGGGTGACGTCGTCTATGTGATGCCCTATTTGTCTTGCGGATCCTGCATTGCCTGCCGCCAAGGCAAGACCAACTGTTGCACGCGGATCCAGGTGCTGGGGGTTCACTGCGACGGTGCCTTCACCCAATACCTGAGTGTTCCCCAGCAATTCGTGCACAAGGCGGATGGGATTTCCCTTGATCAGGCCGCGATGATCGAATTCCTTTCGATCGGCGCTCACGCCGTGCGTCGCTCCAACGTCCAGACAGGGCAAAACGCCCTGGTGGTAGGCACCGGCCCGATCGGCATGGCCGCGGCGATCTTCGCCAGCCTGCGCGGAGCGAAAGTCACCGTGCTGGATACCCGCGAGGACCGCTTGTCGTTCTGCAAGGAACACCTGGATATCCATGCGGCTGTGCAAATCGGCGAAGGCGACAAGCAAACCCTGGCCGAACTGACCGGAGATGATTTTTTCGACGTGGTCTTCGACGCCACCGGCAATGCCCGGGCGATGGAGCGTGGGTTCGAGTTCATCGCCCACGGCGGCACCTATGTGATGATCTCCGTGGTGCGGGATTCCATCACCTTCTCCGACCCTGAATTCCACAAACGTGAAGCCACGTTGATGGGCAGCCGCAACGCCACCCGGGAAGACTTCCTGCATGTCGAGCAATGCTTGCGCGACGGGTTGATTCCCGATGCCGCCCTGAACACCCACCGACTCACGCTGGCCGATGTGCCCGACTCGTTCGCCACCTTGCTCGACCCCATGCAAGGCGTCGTCAAGGCAATCATCGAGTGCTAG
- a CDS encoding mannitol dehydrogenase family protein translates to MPVVNRVPCTGSATQIGIVHLGLGAFHRAHQAVYLQRHLNRHGTSDWGLCSANLRSNHTLVEQLREQDGRYHVAEYRDREQVTLREIGVLREALYAGEGGHELEQLLERMAAPQTRIVTLTVTEKGYCLSPSSGQLRRDDPTIAHDIAHPHTPRSAPGIVLEALRRRRAAGIAAFTVLCCDNMPDNGQRTRQAVGALAALQDPALAQWVEQQVAFPSCMVDRIVPAMDEESFRRLEQLDCHDRAAVVSESFSQWVIEDHFPLGRPDWEMEGVQMVDDVRPFETMKLRMLNGSHSLLAYVGLLAGHELVFEAVNDGRLARLIERYMAEEAVPTLHMPAGIDLMKYAVDLQARFANDSLQHRLRQIAMDGSQKLPQRWLLGAQQLLDQGRGIDCTALGIAAWIHYCTQPLPGRPAHVVDDPLSATFADLAGRFDGASRVDAFLDLDEIFPPALSAHPAFRDAVHRAYSALARDGVGNLLQTVATPN, encoded by the coding sequence ATGCCCGTAGTGAACCGCGTACCTTGCACCGGTAGCGCAACGCAGATCGGTATCGTGCACCTGGGCCTGGGCGCGTTTCATCGCGCCCACCAGGCGGTCTATCTGCAACGCCATCTCAATCGCCATGGCACAAGCGACTGGGGTTTGTGCAGCGCCAACCTGCGCTCCAATCACACCTTGGTCGAGCAATTGCGCGAGCAGGATGGCCGCTACCACGTGGCCGAGTACCGCGATCGCGAGCAAGTGACGCTCCGGGAAATCGGTGTGCTGCGCGAGGCCTTGTATGCGGGCGAGGGCGGTCATGAACTGGAGCAATTGCTTGAGCGCATGGCCGCGCCGCAAACCCGGATCGTCACGCTCACCGTCACCGAAAAAGGCTATTGCCTGAGCCCTTCTTCCGGGCAGTTGCGCCGCGATGATCCGACGATTGCCCATGACATCGCTCATCCACACACGCCACGCTCGGCGCCGGGAATCGTCCTGGAAGCCCTGCGCCGACGTCGCGCCGCAGGCATCGCGGCGTTCACGGTGTTGTGCTGTGACAACATGCCCGACAACGGCCAGCGCACCCGCCAGGCCGTGGGTGCCCTGGCGGCGTTGCAGGATCCAGCGTTGGCGCAGTGGGTCGAGCAGCAGGTGGCGTTTCCCAGCTGCATGGTCGACCGCATCGTGCCGGCCATGGACGAGGAGTCGTTCCGCCGGTTGGAGCAGCTGGATTGCCACGACCGCGCGGCAGTGGTCAGCGAAAGTTTCAGCCAGTGGGTGATAGAGGATCACTTTCCCCTAGGCCGACCGGACTGGGAAATGGAAGGCGTGCAGATGGTCGACGACGTGCGTCCGTTTGAGACGATGAAGCTGCGCATGCTCAATGGCAGCCATTCGCTGCTGGCCTACGTGGGTTTGCTGGCGGGTCATGAATTAGTCTTCGAAGCGGTCAACGATGGGCGGCTGGCGCGCCTCATCGAGCGCTACATGGCCGAGGAAGCGGTGCCCACTTTGCACATGCCGGCCGGGATTGATCTCATGAAATATGCAGTAGATCTTCAGGCGCGTTTTGCCAACGACAGCCTGCAACACCGCTTGCGCCAGATCGCCATGGACGGCTCGCAGAAACTGCCGCAACGCTGGTTGCTCGGCGCCCAGCAATTGCTTGACCAGGGACGCGGCATCGACTGCACCGCGCTGGGCATCGCCGCCTGGATTCATTACTGCACGCAGCCGTTGCCCGGACGTCCGGCGCATGTGGTCGATGACCCGTTGAGCGCCACCTTCGCCGATCTTGCCGGACGCTTCGACGGCGCATCGCGGGTGGACGCGTTTCTCGACCTGGACGAGATATTCCCGCCGGCATTGTCGGCACACCCGGCCTTTCGCGATGCCGTGCACCGCGCCTACAGCGCCCTGGCCCGCGACGGCGTGGGCAACCTTTTGCAGACCGTTGCCACACCCAACTGA
- a CDS encoding sensor domain-containing diguanylate cyclase produces MNESIDLNEFHWLLAIVQSIDVGVVVLDREYRVQVWNTFMENRSGVQPKDAQNRNFFSLFPEIDHQWFSRKVESVATLGTPAFTVWEQRPYLMRFKSYQPITGQEEFMYQNTTLLPLRSPDNRINHICLVIYDVTDVATNRHQIQAANAQLQLLSSTDRLTGLYNRGHWEGSLKAAYARHQRYGNALSLVMLDIDHFKHVNDTYGHQAGDKVIEQLAQLLREHARESDVAGRYGGEEFGVVLSDTDRAGARIFAERLRQAVEHLLVQYNGQDIRFTISLGVADLSAPANDHAELIARADQALYTSKKTGRNRVTVHGH; encoded by the coding sequence ATGAACGAATCCATCGATCTGAACGAATTCCACTGGTTGCTGGCCATCGTTCAAAGCATCGACGTCGGCGTGGTGGTGCTCGACCGCGAGTACCGCGTGCAAGTCTGGAACACCTTCATGGAGAACCGCTCCGGGGTCCAGCCCAAGGACGCCCAGAACCGGAATTTCTTCAGCCTGTTCCCGGAAATCGACCACCAGTGGTTCAGCCGCAAGGTGGAAAGCGTCGCGACCCTGGGCACGCCCGCGTTCACCGTCTGGGAGCAGCGCCCGTACTTGATGCGCTTCAAGAGCTACCAGCCGATCACCGGCCAGGAAGAGTTCATGTACCAGAACACCACGCTGCTGCCGCTGCGCTCGCCGGACAACCGCATCAACCACATCTGCCTGGTGATCTACGACGTCACCGATGTCGCCACCAATCGCCATCAGATCCAGGCTGCCAATGCTCAGCTGCAGCTGCTTTCCAGTACCGATCGCCTGACGGGCCTGTACAACCGCGGCCATTGGGAAGGCAGCCTGAAGGCCGCCTACGCCCGGCACCAGCGCTACGGCAATGCGTTGAGCCTGGTGATGCTGGACATCGACCACTTCAAGCACGTCAACGACACCTACGGCCACCAGGCCGGCGACAAAGTCATCGAGCAGCTCGCCCAACTGCTGCGCGAGCATGCTCGCGAGTCCGACGTGGCCGGGCGTTACGGCGGCGAGGAGTTCGGCGTGGTGCTGTCGGACACCGACCGGGCCGGCGCACGGATTTTCGCCGAACGCTTGCGACAGGCCGTCGAGCACTTGTTGGTGCAGTACAACGGCCAGGACATCCGTTTCACCATCAGCCTGGGCGTGGCCGACCTTAGTGCGCCGGCGAACGACCATGCCGAACTGATCGCTCGGGCCGACCAGGCGTTGTACACGTCGAAGAAAACCGGACGCAATCGCGTGACAGTCCACGGTCACTGA
- a CDS encoding response regulator, which yields MPVPLIPLVVCDDSTMARKQVLRALPQDWPVSVTEAVNGRQAMDAIRQGLGHVVLLDLTMPEMDGYQVLSALRAEGLTAQVIVISGDVQDEAVRRVHELGALAFLKKPFDENELRQTLNRLGLLTQPGKTPLQNRPASNATISFQDAFRETVNVAIGQAAALIAKVLGVFVQLPVPNVNVLEVGELHMALNDVGNSQQLTAICQGFIGSGIAGEALLIFHDSEIADIAQLMQRQSADYSDLEMLVDLSSILIGACLSSIAEQIDVIFSQGHPQVLGQHAAIEELIQANRVRWKKTLAVEISYSLEGQNIRFDLLLLFTEDSIERLTHKLAYLMN from the coding sequence ATGCCAGTGCCGTTGATTCCCCTGGTTGTGTGTGACGACTCCACCATGGCGCGCAAGCAAGTGCTGCGTGCGCTGCCGCAAGACTGGCCGGTTTCAGTCACCGAGGCGGTCAATGGCCGCCAGGCCATGGATGCCATACGCCAGGGCCTGGGCCACGTAGTACTGCTCGACCTGACCATGCCGGAGATGGACGGCTACCAGGTTTTGAGCGCCTTGCGCGCCGAGGGCCTCACGGCGCAAGTCATCGTGATTTCAGGGGACGTCCAGGACGAGGCCGTGCGCCGCGTCCATGAACTGGGCGCCTTGGCCTTCCTGAAAAAACCGTTCGACGAAAACGAACTGCGCCAGACCCTCAACCGGTTGGGACTGCTGACCCAACCCGGCAAGACGCCGCTGCAGAACCGGCCGGCGTCGAACGCGACCATCAGCTTCCAGGACGCGTTTCGCGAAACGGTCAACGTTGCCATCGGCCAGGCGGCGGCGCTGATTGCCAAGGTGCTGGGGGTCTTCGTGCAACTGCCAGTGCCGAACGTCAACGTTCTCGAGGTGGGCGAATTGCACATGGCCTTGAACGACGTCGGCAACTCCCAGCAACTCACGGCCATCTGCCAGGGATTCATCGGCAGCGGCATCGCTGGCGAAGCCCTGCTGATCTTCCATGACTCGGAGATTGCCGACATCGCGCAACTGATGCAGCGCCAGAGCGCCGATTACTCTGACCTGGAAATGTTGGTGGACCTGTCGAGCATCCTGATCGGCGCGTGCCTGAGCAGCATTGCCGAGCAGATCGATGTGATTTTTTCCCAGGGCCATCCGCAGGTTCTTGGCCAGCATGCGGCTATCGAAGAACTGATCCAGGCGAACCGCGTCCGTTGGAAAAAGACCTTGGCGGTGGAAATCAGCTACAGCCTGGAAGGGCAGAACATCCGGTTCGATCTGTTGCTGCTGTTCACGGAAGACTCCATCGAGCGGCTGACCCACAAACTCGCCTACCTGATGAACTGA
- a CDS encoding FadR/GntR family transcriptional regulator, with protein sequence MVSPINATERKPYQKIADQLRSYIAQGDFKAGSRLPPERDLTQLLGVSRPSLREALIALEIDGDIEIKMGSGVYVRARSTDGKSQAMPLGESPSELMQARALIEGESVILACLHGKKSDYRYLQECIDAMRASIANGLPPLEDDRKFHQRLAKMTGNSALVRIITALFDERHTPISAHLSKHSENALTWEAAVVEHEAILRAVVNKDVLGAQTSMRQHLSRSENRWLQALEPEDNSD encoded by the coding sequence ATGGTTTCACCGATCAACGCCACCGAACGCAAGCCGTATCAGAAAATCGCCGATCAACTGCGCAGCTACATTGCCCAAGGAGATTTCAAGGCGGGCTCCAGGCTTCCTCCCGAGCGCGACCTGACCCAACTGCTGGGGGTTTCCAGGCCATCGCTGCGCGAAGCGCTGATCGCCTTGGAAATAGACGGTGACATCGAGATCAAGATGGGTTCCGGTGTGTACGTGCGGGCCAGGTCCACGGACGGAAAAAGCCAGGCCATGCCCTTGGGCGAGAGCCCTTCCGAGCTGATGCAAGCCCGTGCGCTGATCGAAGGTGAGTCGGTGATCCTGGCATGTCTGCATGGCAAGAAAAGCGATTACCGCTACCTGCAGGAATGCATCGACGCCATGCGCGCAAGCATTGCCAATGGCCTGCCGCCGCTGGAGGACGACCGCAAGTTCCATCAGCGCCTGGCAAAAATGACCGGCAACTCTGCCCTGGTCCGAATCATCACCGCCCTCTTTGATGAACGACACACCCCCATCTCGGCTCACCTGAGCAAGCACTCGGAAAACGCCCTGACCTGGGAAGCTGCCGTCGTCGAGCATGAGGCGATCCTGCGCGCCGTCGTCAACAAGGATGTGCTCGGCGCCCAGACCTCGATGCGCCAGCACCTGAGCCGCTCCGAGAACCGCTGGCTGCAGGCGCTGGAGCCGGAAGACAACAGCGACTGA
- a CDS encoding UxaA family hydrolase, which produces MNPVSSLLVLAPGDDVAVARGDIVEGQTVSADGITLTARQTISSGHKIALRKVLAGQRVLKYGQVIGQATQGIEPGEHVHVHNLDMPAATAEQSVRNVYVPTSLSPNPATFEGYVRDDGRIATRNYIGVVSSVNCSATVCKQIANAFSAERLKDFPNVDGVVAITHGSGCGMGAKGEGIDILKRTLRGYADHANFAGVLLIGLGCEVNQLTPLMNELANRPAALKTSLVIQEEGGTRETVQRGIAHIEAMLPLINQCRRTTVAASHLCVGLQCGGSDGYSGITANPALGAAVDLLVQQGGTAILSETPEIYGAEHLLTARAASVEIAEKLMERIRWWEAYVRHNDGDMNNNPSPGNKAGGITTILEKSLGAVAKAGASGLMGVYQYAEAVDTRGLVFMDTPGYDPVSATGQVAGGANLICFTTGRGSTYGCKPTPSLKIATNTRLFQRMELDMDFNAGGIVDGVESVAQAGERLFRLMLETASGRRTCSEENGLGDNEFLPWQIGAVM; this is translated from the coding sequence ATGAACCCAGTTTCTTCCTTGCTTGTCTTGGCACCCGGCGATGACGTCGCGGTGGCCCGGGGCGATATCGTCGAAGGCCAGACGGTGAGCGCCGACGGCATTACACTCACCGCCCGGCAAACGATCTCATCTGGCCACAAGATTGCCCTGCGCAAAGTGTTGGCCGGCCAGCGCGTGCTCAAGTACGGGCAGGTCATCGGCCAGGCGACCCAAGGCATCGAACCCGGTGAGCACGTCCACGTGCATAACCTGGACATGCCCGCCGCCACCGCTGAGCAAAGCGTACGGAACGTCTATGTGCCCACCTCGCTCAGCCCGAACCCTGCTACGTTCGAAGGCTACGTCCGCGATGACGGACGCATCGCCACCCGCAACTACATCGGCGTCGTCTCCAGCGTCAATTGCTCGGCCACCGTCTGCAAGCAGATCGCCAACGCCTTCTCTGCCGAGCGCTTGAAGGACTTCCCCAACGTCGATGGCGTCGTTGCAATCACCCATGGCAGCGGCTGTGGCATGGGCGCCAAGGGCGAAGGCATCGACATTCTCAAGCGCACCTTGCGCGGTTACGCCGACCACGCCAATTTTGCCGGTGTGCTGTTGATCGGACTCGGTTGCGAGGTCAACCAGCTCACGCCGTTGATGAATGAACTGGCGAATCGCCCCGCTGCGCTCAAGACCAGCCTGGTCATCCAGGAGGAAGGCGGTACCCGCGAAACCGTGCAACGCGGCATCGCCCATATCGAAGCTATGCTGCCCCTCATCAACCAATGCCGGCGAACGACCGTTGCCGCCAGCCACTTATGCGTCGGCTTGCAGTGCGGCGGCTCGGATGGTTACTCGGGCATCACGGCCAACCCGGCGCTTGGTGCCGCCGTGGATCTGCTGGTGCAACAGGGCGGCACCGCGATTCTTTCGGAAACACCAGAAATCTACGGAGCCGAACACTTGCTGACGGCCCGCGCCGCTTCCGTCGAAATCGCGGAAAAACTGATGGAACGGATCCGTTGGTGGGAAGCCTACGTTCGCCACAACGACGGCGACATGAACAACAATCCGTCTCCGGGCAACAAGGCCGGGGGCATCACTACCATCCTGGAAAAATCCCTGGGCGCGGTGGCGAAAGCCGGTGCGAGCGGGCTGATGGGTGTCTACCAGTACGCCGAAGCGGTCGATACCCGAGGCCTGGTGTTCATGGATACACCTGGCTACGACCCGGTGTCGGCAACCGGCCAGGTGGCGGGCGGCGCGAATCTCATTTGCTTCACTACGGGTCGCGGTTCGACCTATGGGTGCAAACCCACGCCATCCTTGAAGATTGCCACCAACACCCGCCTGTTTCAGCGCATGGAGTTGGACATGGACTTTAATGCCGGCGGCATCGTCGATGGCGTGGAGTCGGTGGCGCAGGCCGGTGAACGGTTGTTTCGACTGATGCTGGAGACCGCTTCCGGACGTCGCACATGCAGTGAAGAGAACGGCTTGGGCGATAACGAATTCCTGCCCTGGCAGATCGGCGCGGTGATGTGA
- a CDS encoding threonine dehydratase, with the protein MHTLTYDDIEQAARQVYQVMPATAQYAWPLLAERLGCTVWIKHENHTPTGAFKVRGGITFMQWLKREHPHVNGIVTATRGNHGQSLALAASAAGLRALIVVPEGNSIEKNNAMRGFGGEVVEYGRDFDEAREEAARLAQTHGLYLVPPFHSELVKGVATYALELFKATPDLHTVYVPIGCGSGICAVIAARDALGLQTQIVGVVSTEAMAAKLSFEAAEIHETPSANTFADGLAVRKPIPEAFAIYSAGAARIVAVNDEEIAEAMRVYYTDTHNLAEGAGAAALAALVQERAEMEGKKVGVILSGGNVDRSVYARVIG; encoded by the coding sequence ATGCACACATTGACGTACGACGATATCGAACAAGCGGCTCGCCAGGTCTATCAGGTCATGCCCGCCACCGCGCAGTATGCCTGGCCCTTGCTGGCGGAGCGGTTGGGTTGCACGGTGTGGATCAAGCATGAAAACCATACCCCGACGGGCGCGTTCAAGGTGCGCGGCGGCATCACCTTCATGCAGTGGCTCAAGCGCGAGCATCCGCACGTGAACGGGATCGTCACCGCGACCCGGGGCAACCACGGCCAGAGCCTGGCGCTGGCGGCCAGCGCGGCGGGACTGCGGGCGTTGATCGTGGTGCCGGAGGGCAACTCGATCGAGAAGAATAACGCCATGCGCGGTTTCGGCGGCGAGGTGGTCGAATATGGCCGCGATTTTGACGAGGCCCGGGAAGAGGCGGCGCGCCTGGCGCAAACCCATGGACTCTATCTCGTACCACCGTTTCACTCCGAGCTGGTCAAGGGCGTCGCCACCTATGCGCTGGAGTTGTTCAAGGCTACGCCTGACCTGCACACCGTCTACGTGCCGATTGGCTGTGGCTCGGGAATCTGCGCGGTCATCGCCGCCCGCGATGCCCTCGGCTTGCAGACCCAAATCGTGGGCGTGGTCTCCACCGAGGCGATGGCGGCGAAACTATCGTTTGAAGCGGCTGAAATCCACGAAACCCCCTCGGCCAATACCTTCGCCGACGGTCTCGCTGTGCGCAAGCCGATTCCAGAAGCCTTCGCCATCTATAGCGCCGGGGCGGCGCGGATCGTAGCGGTCAACGATGAGGAGATTGCCGAGGCCATGCGCGTCTATTACACCGACACCCACAATCTGGCCGAAGGTGCCGGGGCCGCGGCGTTGGCGGCGCTTGTCCAGGAGCGCGCGGAGATGGAGGGGAAAAAGGTCGGAGTGATTCTGTCCGGTGGCAATGTCGACAGGTCGGTGTATGCGCGGGTGATCGGGTAG
- the uxuA gene encoding mannonate dehydratase, giving the protein MEQTWRWFGPKDPISLADVRQTGATGIVTALHEIPNGEVWPVEAITARKAMIEAAGLSWSVVESIPVHEDIKRGCGRRDEYIANYQQSVRNLASCGIDIVCYNFMPVLDWTRTDLFHELEDGGWALRFDQTAFAAFDLFILQRPGAQAEYSAEDIQQAKAYVEQLTPVARETLVNTLIAGLPGAEEHYSLDNFRDLLGTYADIDEAKLREHLGYFLRAVIPVAEEVGVRMAIHPDDPPRALLGLPRILSTASDAQWLLDAAPSPANGLTFCTGSYGVREDNDLVAMAKQFAPFIYFTHLRSTRREADPRSFHEAHHLDGDVDMVGVISALVAEERRREREGGPRLPLRPDHGHQLLDDQQRKSNPGYSLIGRLKGLAEIRGVELAVRQHLNQTAH; this is encoded by the coding sequence ATGGAACAGACATGGCGTTGGTTTGGCCCCAAAGACCCGATTTCCCTGGCGGACGTTCGCCAGACCGGTGCGACCGGCATCGTCACCGCGCTGCATGAGATTCCCAATGGCGAGGTGTGGCCGGTGGAGGCCATCACGGCACGCAAAGCGATGATCGAAGCGGCCGGCCTGAGCTGGTCGGTGGTGGAAAGCATCCCGGTGCATGAAGACATCAAGCGCGGTTGCGGGCGGCGCGACGAGTACATCGCCAACTACCAGCAAAGCGTGCGCAACCTGGCAAGCTGCGGCATCGATATCGTCTGCTACAACTTCATGCCGGTGCTGGATTGGACCCGCACTGACTTGTTTCATGAGCTGGAGGACGGCGGCTGGGCGTTGCGTTTCGATCAGACCGCGTTTGCCGCCTTCGACCTGTTCATTCTCCAGCGCCCCGGTGCCCAGGCCGAATACAGCGCCGAGGATATCCAGCAGGCCAAGGCCTATGTCGAGCAACTGACGCCGGTCGCGCGCGAAACCCTGGTCAATACGTTGATCGCGGGTTTGCCCGGCGCCGAAGAACATTACAGCCTGGATAATTTCCGCGACTTGCTGGGGACCTACGCTGACATAGACGAGGCCAAACTGCGTGAACACCTGGGATATTTCCTGCGCGCGGTGATCCCGGTGGCGGAGGAGGTGGGCGTGCGCATGGCGATTCACCCGGACGACCCGCCCCGGGCACTGCTCGGCTTGCCGCGCATCCTGTCTACCGCGAGTGACGCCCAATGGCTGCTCGACGCCGCGCCGAGCCCGGCCAATGGCCTGACGTTCTGTACCGGCTCCTATGGCGTGCGCGAAGACAACGACCTGGTGGCGATGGCCAAGCAGTTTGCGCCGTTCATCTATTTCACCCACCTGCGCTCGACCCGCCGGGAAGCCGACCCGCGCAGCTTCCATGAGGCTCATCATCTGGACGGCGACGTGGACATGGTCGGGGTCATCAGCGCCTTGGTGGCTGAAGAACGCCGGCGCGAACGCGAAGGCGGCCCGCGCCTGCCGCTGCGTCCGGATCACGGGCACCAACTGCTCGACGACCAGCAGCGCAAGAGCAACCCGGGCTACTCGCTGATCGGCCGTCTCAAGGGCCTGGCGGAAATCCGTGGCGTGGAACTGGCGGTGCGCCAACACCTGAACCAGACGGCGCATTAA